In Vibrio tritonius, the following are encoded in one genomic region:
- a CDS encoding siderophore ferric iron reductase: MQFTQFNLIDPRFDTLFRLAKEVTPYLAGEVASVRSDGIALGHNEAMFSQELYQALAKNYPEAGNVYWLTRTWELLCWQPIFLGFISVYQMQAIPPMERIAQYKLPMFTTGFSFPGGRWETGEHAELIEKVAIKLQQLFTAYREQMGEWTRIRPGFTNHLIADGVLENVARQRLLFPEMSDEQVMAEAKLWLNAFNLSHDHLHSYRWDQTQDHLVMIRQTCCQAHRCDDKNWCGNCPKTPENKTLAVYS, encoded by the coding sequence ATGCAATTTACCCAGTTCAACCTGATTGACCCTCGCTTTGACACCTTGTTTCGTTTAGCCAAAGAGGTAACACCTTATTTAGCAGGAGAAGTCGCGTCAGTGCGCTCCGATGGTATCGCGTTGGGTCATAATGAAGCGATGTTCAGTCAGGAATTGTATCAAGCACTTGCCAAAAATTATCCAGAAGCAGGTAATGTGTATTGGTTAACTCGGACGTGGGAGTTACTCTGCTGGCAGCCGATTTTTCTGGGATTTATTAGTGTTTATCAAATGCAAGCGATTCCTCCGATGGAGCGCATTGCTCAATATAAATTGCCGATGTTCACTACTGGGTTCAGCTTTCCTGGCGGTCGGTGGGAAACAGGTGAACACGCTGAGCTTATCGAAAAGGTCGCGATAAAGTTACAGCAGCTGTTTACTGCCTATCGAGAACAAATGGGAGAGTGGACTCGGATTCGCCCCGGTTTTACCAACCATCTTATTGCTGATGGGGTATTAGAAAATGTTGCTCGTCAGAGATTACTCTTCCCCGAAATGAGTGATGAACAAGTGATGGCTGAAGCCAAATTGTGGCTTAATGCTTTTAACTTATCCCATGACCATCTGCACAGTTACCGTTGGGATCAAACCCAAGACCACTTGGTGATGATCCGCCAAACGTGCTGCCAAGCCCATCGCTGTGATGACAAAAATTGGTGTGGTAACTGCCCAAAAACCCCAGAAAATAAAACGTTAGCGGTTTACTCCTAG
- a CDS encoding transposase, with the protein MTTARSQLICPDITPYYHCVSRCVRRSYLCGVDSLTGKSYEHRRDWIEQRILSLANVYLIQICSYAVMSNHYHLVVRIDKESALALTDLEVVERWHAEHHLPPLIQRWLEGNIQSESEKDACNQFINEWRERLYSLSWFMRELNYDIAVQANKEDQCTGRFWEGRFKSQALLDEKALLAAMAYVDLNPIRAKMADTPEQSDFTSIKARLTSLEKGETTTPSLANFMGYEHQDKSQGIPFQLSDYFELVDWLGRQIRPDKPGYIDDSQPNILARLTLNQSDCLALCTELEKKPRVWIGTTERLQHAKIALNKKRMVALHIT; encoded by the coding sequence ATGACTACCGCTCGTTCACAGCTGATTTGTCCTGACATCACGCCGTATTATCACTGCGTTTCTCGTTGTGTTCGTCGCTCGTATTTGTGTGGTGTTGATAGTCTTACCGGAAAATCTTACGAGCATCGCCGAGATTGGATTGAGCAGCGCATTCTTAGCCTTGCCAATGTGTATCTGATTCAAATCTGTTCTTATGCAGTGATGAGTAATCACTACCATCTCGTTGTTCGTATTGATAAAGAGAGCGCTCTTGCTTTAACGGATTTGGAAGTGGTTGAACGCTGGCACGCAGAACATCACCTACCACCGCTTATTCAACGTTGGTTAGAGGGAAATATTCAATCTGAGTCAGAAAAGGACGCGTGTAATCAATTTATTAACGAGTGGCGAGAACGACTTTATTCCCTAAGCTGGTTTATGAGAGAGCTTAATTACGACATTGCCGTTCAGGCCAATAAGGAGGACCAATGTACAGGTCGCTTTTGGGAAGGACGATTTAAATCTCAAGCACTACTCGATGAAAAAGCTTTGCTAGCAGCGATGGCGTATGTCGATTTAAATCCTATTAGAGCCAAGATGGCCGACACGCCTGAACAATCCGACTTTACCTCAATAAAAGCGAGACTAACGAGTTTAGAGAAAGGAGAAACCACCACACCATCGCTCGCTAATTTCATGGGCTACGAGCACCAAGATAAATCGCAAGGTATTCCTTTTCAGCTCAGTGACTACTTTGAGCTAGTAGATTGGCTTGGCCGACAGATAAGGCCAGACAAGCCCGGCTATATCGATGATTCACAACCGAATATACTCGCAAGACTCACACTGAACCAATCTGACTGTTTAGCGCTTTGCACAGAACTAGAGAAAAAGCCTCGCGTTTGGATAGGGACCACCGAACGTTTACAGCACGCCAAAATTGCTCTGAATAAGAAACGAATGGTCGCTCTGCATATTACTTAA
- a CDS encoding DNA ligase yields MNYSTQPLLLSPVALVVTGSVISTVSYVSVASSTPDVTLAKEYHSGVNLSQYWVSEKYDGIRAIWTGKALVTKSGKPIHAPQWFIAKLPNTMIEGELWAGRGQFNVVQQTVLDTKADSAQWRKIRWMVFDMPNEKGFYPARYKVLNEWVESLASQHIQVVSQKVITNESTLTRYLHTLSDEGAEGVMLHAIDQPYRSGRHVALLKLKTYQDAEAVVIGYRPGKGRWQGMMGSLQVRIPDGTEFYIGTGFSDEERAAPPALGSSITYRYNGVNHNGKPKFARFLRVRTPGY; encoded by the coding sequence ATGAATTATTCAACACAGCCTTTGCTACTGTCACCGGTTGCGCTTGTGGTTACTGGTAGTGTCATCAGTACGGTTTCTTATGTTAGCGTGGCGTCAAGTACGCCAGACGTGACCTTGGCGAAAGAATATCATTCGGGAGTGAACCTTTCTCAGTACTGGGTGAGTGAAAAGTACGACGGCATACGGGCAATTTGGACAGGTAAAGCGTTAGTGACGAAAAGCGGTAAACCAATCCATGCACCGCAGTGGTTTATTGCAAAACTACCTAATACCATGATTGAAGGTGAGTTATGGGCCGGGCGTGGGCAATTTAATGTGGTACAACAAACAGTATTGGATACAAAAGCAGATTCAGCGCAGTGGCGAAAAATTCGCTGGATGGTATTTGATATGCCTAATGAGAAAGGCTTTTATCCAGCGCGTTACAAAGTGCTGAACGAGTGGGTTGAGTCTTTAGCTTCGCAACATATTCAAGTGGTGTCACAGAAAGTGATAACGAATGAATCGACATTAACACGCTATCTACACACATTAAGTGATGAGGGGGCAGAAGGCGTCATGCTACACGCGATTGATCAGCCATATCGTTCGGGAAGACATGTTGCTCTACTAAAGCTGAAAACCTATCAAGATGCAGAAGCGGTGGTGATTGGTTATCGTCCCGGTAAAGGTCGTTGGCAAGGTATGATGGGGTCGCTGCAAGTACGCATTCCAGACGGTACTGAGTTTTATATTGGCACTGGGTTTAGTGATGAAGAGCGTGCCGCCCCGCCAGCGCTTGGGAGTTCGATTACCTATCGTTATAACGGGGTCAACCATAATGGTAAACCCAAATTTGCTCGTTTCTTACGTGTACGAACCCCAGGCTATTGA
- a CDS encoding DUF3080 domain-containing protein encodes MSLFGAMLLLLSTSGCEPNPTSIDASLETYLERISNVQQVDALSFPHIQAQQLADKRQLLIPIEPVSLGLIDSYQLRYCDLFELIAERNSILGKVQDNFRNFDYQASLYKGLAKCVVEPKIDQALRQRLASIREQKKTELTAHWNNLLFTSEAMHMHLTSHQWYWAKRDYGMIKQALTALNHWHEYVQNPDTVQTPDPITPYQQTLETMPLLGDLYFSMTNLTDWLTTLTNQLQRHDNLMLCGPNRDPTKVARLQNVFRKFYIGEIQPYLAQVDGAYMNIASVLSPFDQPNSPFPIKKVHQAFRQATLNHVAYWQDLFKRCGIKVGQ; translated from the coding sequence GTGAGCCTTTTTGGGGCGATGCTATTGCTGTTATCGACAAGCGGCTGTGAACCTAATCCAACCTCAATCGACGCTTCTCTTGAAACCTATTTAGAACGAATCTCTAACGTTCAACAAGTCGACGCTCTCTCATTCCCTCACATTCAAGCTCAGCAACTGGCTGATAAACGTCAGCTACTTATCCCTATAGAACCGGTCAGTTTAGGATTAATTGATAGCTACCAGCTACGCTATTGCGACCTATTCGAGTTGATCGCAGAACGAAATTCCATTCTTGGTAAAGTGCAGGACAATTTTCGCAACTTTGATTATCAAGCCTCGCTATACAAAGGCTTAGCTAAGTGTGTGGTTGAACCTAAAATTGATCAGGCTCTTCGTCAACGTTTAGCCTCAATTCGCGAGCAGAAAAAAACAGAACTCACGGCGCATTGGAATAACCTGTTGTTTACCAGCGAGGCAATGCATATGCATCTTACCAGTCATCAATGGTATTGGGCTAAGCGTGATTATGGCATGATCAAGCAAGCATTAACGGCGTTAAACCATTGGCACGAATACGTACAAAACCCTGATACGGTGCAAACACCGGATCCCATTACCCCCTACCAGCAAACACTAGAGACTATGCCCCTTTTAGGCGACCTGTATTTTTCGATGACAAACCTCACCGACTGGCTAACGACTCTTACCAACCAGTTACAACGTCACGACAATCTAATGCTATGTGGCCCAAATCGCGATCCAACCAAAGTAGCGCGTCTACAAAATGTGTTCCGTAAATTCTATATTGGTGAGATTCAACCTTATTTGGCTCAAGTGGATGGCGCCTATATGAATATTGCAAGCGTACTTAGCCCATTTGACCAACCCAACTCGCCCTTCCCAATTAAAAAGGTGCACCAAGCTTTTCGTCAAGCCACACTCAACCATGTGGCTTATTGGCAAGATCTGTTTAAACGCTGTGGCATAAAGGTGGGTCAATAG
- a CDS encoding MATE family efflux transporter, with amino-acid sequence MHRYKKEAANLIKLALPVLIASIAQTGMGFVDTIMAGGVSATDMAAVSVAASLWFPIVLFGIGLLMSLVPVVAQLNGAGRQHKIPFEIHQGIIMALVLSVPIITIVLNMGFVVTAMGIEATMADKTIGYLHAIVFAAPAFLLFQALRSYTDGMALTKPAMVIGFIGLLCNIPLNWIFVYGKFGAPALGGIGCGVATAIVYWIMFFMLLFYVMTSKRLAHIALFDTFHKPQLKEQLKLFRLGFPVAAALFFEVTLFAIVALLVSPLGPLIVAAHQVAINFSSLIFMLPMSIGAAVSIRVGNKLGANDLDGATVASNVALMLAVSTAVLTATATLLFKEQVSMLYTQNRAVIELAMQLLALASIYQCTDAVQVVASGALRGYKDMTAIFVRTFIAYWIFGLPTGYILGLTDWIVPAMGAKGFWIGFIIGLSSAAIMLGYRLYWIQKRGGAQQLGYGVTA; translated from the coding sequence GTGCATCGTTATAAAAAAGAAGCAGCCAATCTGATTAAATTGGCCTTACCTGTATTGATTGCGTCTATCGCGCAAACCGGGATGGGTTTTGTTGATACCATTATGGCTGGCGGTGTCAGCGCAACAGATATGGCTGCTGTGTCTGTGGCTGCTAGTCTTTGGTTTCCTATTGTGCTGTTCGGTATTGGCCTCCTCATGTCCTTAGTTCCTGTTGTCGCCCAATTAAATGGCGCGGGTCGTCAACACAAGATCCCATTTGAAATCCATCAAGGGATCATCATGGCGTTAGTGCTTTCCGTTCCTATCATTACGATTGTACTCAACATGGGATTCGTGGTTACAGCAATGGGTATTGAAGCGACCATGGCAGACAAGACCATTGGCTATTTGCATGCCATTGTGTTCGCAGCTCCTGCCTTTTTGCTGTTTCAAGCATTACGCAGCTATACCGATGGTATGGCCCTCACCAAGCCAGCAATGGTGATCGGTTTCATTGGTCTTTTATGTAATATCCCGCTTAACTGGATTTTCGTGTATGGCAAGTTTGGTGCGCCAGCGCTTGGTGGTATTGGTTGTGGTGTTGCCACCGCTATAGTCTATTGGATCATGTTCTTTATGCTGCTTTTTTACGTAATGACGTCGAAACGATTAGCGCATATTGCCTTATTTGATACCTTTCATAAACCGCAACTAAAAGAGCAACTCAAACTGTTTCGTCTTGGATTTCCTGTGGCTGCAGCACTCTTTTTTGAGGTCACTCTTTTTGCCATTGTCGCATTACTTGTATCGCCACTAGGCCCTCTTATTGTTGCTGCACACCAAGTCGCAATTAACTTCTCATCCCTTATTTTTATGTTACCGATGAGTATCGGTGCAGCAGTGTCTATTCGAGTAGGTAACAAATTAGGTGCAAACGACCTAGATGGGGCAACTGTTGCGTCAAATGTCGCACTAATGCTTGCCGTGAGTACGGCAGTACTGACAGCAACTGCAACGCTACTCTTTAAAGAGCAAGTATCGATGCTCTATACCCAAAATCGAGCGGTTATTGAGCTGGCAATGCAGCTGCTAGCTCTAGCATCCATTTACCAATGCACCGATGCCGTTCAAGTGGTAGCAAGCGGAGCATTACGAGGCTATAAAGATATGACAGCCATCTTTGTGCGAACCTTCATCGCCTACTGGATTTTCGGATTACCTACCGGCTATATCCTTGGTTTAACAGATTGGATAGTTCCTGCGATGGGAGCCAAAGGTTTTTGGATCGGCTTTATCATAGGTCTAAGTTCCGCCGCTATTATGCTAGGTTACCGTCTATACTGGATACAAAAGCGTGGTGGAGCTCAACAACTTGGCTATGGTGTCACAGCGTAA
- a CDS encoding riboflavin synthase: MFTGIVQGTATVIAIDKKEQFQTHTVELLPPLNENIEIGASVAHNGCCLTVTAIEGNSVSFDLMQATLRLTNLGHVGVGDKVNIERAARYGDEIGGHTMSGHITTTAPIVEVVATANNKTLWFELPQEYMKYVLAKGFIGLDGCSLTIGEVEQQRFSVHLIPETLERTLFGSRQVGDQINVEIDPQTQAIVDTVERVMAQRG; encoded by the coding sequence ATGTTTACCGGAATAGTGCAGGGGACAGCGACCGTTATCGCTATTGATAAGAAAGAACAGTTTCAGACTCACACAGTTGAATTATTGCCTCCTCTCAATGAAAACATTGAAATAGGCGCTTCAGTGGCACATAACGGTTGTTGCCTCACCGTGACAGCGATAGAAGGTAATTCGGTGTCATTCGATTTGATGCAAGCCACTTTAAGACTCACTAATCTTGGCCATGTCGGTGTTGGGGATAAGGTTAATATCGAGCGCGCAGCTCGCTACGGTGATGAAATTGGTGGGCATACTATGTCGGGACACATTACCACTACGGCACCGATTGTTGAGGTTGTGGCGACAGCAAATAACAAAACGCTGTGGTTTGAGTTGCCACAAGAATACATGAAGTATGTATTAGCCAAAGGATTCATAGGGTTAGATGGCTGTTCACTGACAATTGGTGAAGTTGAGCAGCAGCGTTTTAGCGTTCACCTTATTCCTGAGACTTTAGAGCGAACCCTGTTTGGCTCAAGACAAGTTGGTGATCAAATCAACGTTGAAATTGATCCACAAACGCAAGCGATTGTCGACACCGTTGAACGAGTAATGGCTCAACGCGGCTAA
- a CDS encoding CPXCG motif-containing cysteine-rich protein, which yields MKNMIGRTIQCPHCGHHVPVNFDTSLGSEEFYDDCPACCNPIHFNVNVDEQRNDVEIYVDADDEQYF from the coding sequence ATGAAAAATATGATAGGTCGAACTATTCAATGCCCTCATTGTGGGCATCACGTTCCAGTCAATTTTGACACGTCGTTGGGAAGTGAAGAGTTTTACGATGATTGTCCGGCATGTTGTAATCCTATTCACTTTAACGTTAATGTGGATGAACAACGTAATGATGTGGAAATATACGTCGATGCAGATGATGAACAATATTTCTAA
- a CDS encoding fructosamine kinase family protein: MWPAIAQQLSDVLMFNYQIQEKRPLSGGDISHSYMVSDGSERYFVKVNDKACLPQFLAEEISLKALKETTTLFVPEVVLVGQTKEHAFLILNYLPTKPLEHAHTSREFGIQLAKLHLWGEQKQYGFDEDNYIGTTLQPNQWASKWHLFFAEQRIGWQLQLLHEKGIELTNITEFIALIKQKLLHHSPRPALLHGDLWSGNAGECPIGPIAYDPACYWGDRECDIAMTELFGGFQSEFYQGYESVYPLAIGYEERKHIYNLYHLLNHCNLFGGHYLTEAQALIDKIYAY; encoded by the coding sequence ATGTGGCCTGCAATAGCTCAACAACTTTCAGATGTTCTGATGTTTAATTATCAGATTCAAGAAAAACGCCCTCTTTCAGGAGGGGATATTAGCCATTCCTACATGGTAAGTGACGGGTCGGAGCGTTATTTTGTTAAAGTGAACGACAAAGCGTGTTTACCGCAATTTTTGGCAGAAGAAATATCCCTGAAGGCATTAAAAGAAACCACAACGTTATTCGTGCCTGAAGTCGTCCTCGTCGGACAAACCAAAGAGCACGCCTTTCTTATCCTCAATTATTTACCAACCAAGCCACTAGAGCATGCGCATACGAGCCGAGAATTTGGAATTCAGTTGGCGAAGCTGCACCTATGGGGTGAGCAAAAACAGTACGGTTTTGATGAAGACAATTACATTGGCACCACGCTTCAACCCAATCAATGGGCAAGTAAATGGCACTTGTTTTTTGCCGAGCAACGTATTGGTTGGCAACTGCAGTTATTACATGAAAAAGGTATAGAACTCACCAACATCACTGAATTTATTGCACTTATCAAACAAAAACTCTTACATCACTCCCCACGCCCGGCACTACTGCATGGCGACTTATGGAGTGGTAATGCTGGAGAGTGCCCTATTGGACCGATTGCCTACGATCCTGCCTGCTATTGGGGGGATCGTGAATGCGATATCGCGATGACTGAGCTATTTGGTGGTTTTCAATCGGAATTTTATCAAGGCTACGAGAGCGTCTATCCATTAGCCATCGGTTATGAAGAGCGAAAACATATCTACAATCTCTACCATTTGCTTAATCATTGTAATTTGTTTGGTGGACACTATCTCACAGAAGCCCAAGCATTGATTGATAAAATATACGCCTATTAA
- a CDS encoding DUF3802 family protein, with amino-acid sequence MVVETDGYLALIEHLSFNLDVFTDEGDTGKESVEDVVTDMVASNIMAIFEQNPELHSSVRFQLLKEADMVVADLSEVLAGVWAKYATNQQIIFLDEYIALLKNLFDSAVATYD; translated from the coding sequence GTGGTTGTAGAAACCGATGGTTACCTAGCGCTCATTGAACATCTATCTTTCAATCTAGATGTGTTTACCGATGAGGGTGACACGGGTAAAGAAAGTGTGGAAGATGTGGTCACTGACATGGTGGCAAGTAATATCATGGCCATTTTTGAGCAAAACCCAGAATTGCATTCCAGCGTGCGTTTTCAGTTATTGAAAGAAGCTGATATGGTGGTTGCAGATTTAAGTGAAGTGTTGGCGGGTGTTTGGGCCAAATACGCAACGAACCAACAAATTATTTTTCTTGATGAGTACATCGCCTTATTGAAAAATCTGTTTGATTCAGCGGTCGCCACTTACGACTAA
- a CDS encoding C40 family peptidase, producing the protein MSKGQMLKRPFVTQALFQHRDVHLYLSTILLGIVLSGCASEPQEIPLVTPQNQAHQLNEHHEQTLFDVYQQWEGVPYRWGGNTQSGVDCSAFVQIAFQDAWQISLPRTTKSQSNTGKKINRKDAHYGDLVFFRINSTLEHVGVYIGNQRFMHASSSKGVIISRLDNPYWASKFWQFRRISRPYTVR; encoded by the coding sequence ATGAGTAAAGGACAGATGTTAAAAAGACCATTCGTAACACAGGCGCTATTTCAACATCGCGATGTTCATCTCTACCTCTCCACTATACTACTAGGGATAGTTTTGAGTGGCTGTGCATCTGAGCCTCAAGAAATCCCCCTCGTCACTCCCCAAAATCAAGCGCATCAACTTAACGAGCACCATGAGCAAACGTTATTTGACGTTTATCAGCAGTGGGAAGGTGTGCCCTATCGTTGGGGAGGAAACACGCAATCTGGTGTGGATTGTTCTGCTTTTGTTCAAATTGCTTTTCAAGATGCGTGGCAAATTTCATTACCCCGCACCACAAAAAGCCAAAGCAATACTGGGAAAAAGATTAACCGAAAAGATGCTCACTACGGTGACTTGGTGTTCTTTAGAATCAATAGCACCTTAGAACATGTAGGTGTGTATATTGGCAATCAACGTTTTATGCACGCTTCATCATCAAAGGGCGTGATTATATCCCGTTTGGATAATCCGTACTGGGCGAGTAAATTTTGGCAATTTCGCAGGATATCTCGCCCTTACACAGTACGCTAA
- a CDS encoding tRNA-uridine aminocarboxypropyltransferase produces the protein MRIHGFHQLYQHRLALSTRPFAARGAKIDRCPYCRVEKRVCLCPYQPNIDTNIAVLLLLSDNEVFKPSNTGRLIADTVKETYVYQWSRTNPQPDMLSLLNHPDYFPVLVFPAENEQAQARTIEPSQLSVDGHKPLLIFIDGSWREAKRIVRKSAYLASLPMISVHPTTLSEYVMRKSDNEQHLATAEVAALVFDSVGEHLGAKTLHFWFEAFKESYMMGKSRMAHDAERPALQRYLTLEAH, from the coding sequence ATGCGAATTCACGGTTTTCATCAACTTTATCAACATCGTTTGGCCTTGTCGACTCGACCTTTTGCGGCGCGTGGCGCAAAGATCGATCGTTGTCCTTATTGTCGCGTCGAAAAACGTGTGTGTTTATGTCCATATCAACCCAATATTGATACCAACATCGCGGTGTTATTACTGTTATCGGATAATGAAGTATTTAAACCGAGTAATACTGGGCGCTTGATTGCCGATACCGTCAAGGAGACTTATGTATATCAGTGGAGTCGGACGAATCCCCAGCCAGATATGCTGTCGTTACTCAATCATCCAGACTATTTCCCAGTGTTGGTTTTCCCGGCAGAAAATGAGCAGGCGCAAGCACGTACCATTGAACCTTCACAACTGTCGGTTGATGGCCATAAACCGCTGCTGATTTTTATCGATGGTAGCTGGCGCGAAGCGAAGCGAATTGTCCGTAAGTCGGCATATTTAGCCTCTTTGCCTATGATTTCTGTTCATCCGACAACCTTATCTGAATATGTGATGCGTAAATCAGACAACGAGCAGCACCTCGCGACAGCAGAAGTCGCCGCTTTGGTATTTGACAGTGTTGGTGAACATCTTGGGGCGAAAACGCTACACTTTTGGTTTGAAGCGTTTAAAGAGAGCTACATGATGGGGAAAAGCCGTATGGCTCATGATGCAGAACGTCCAGCTTTGCAGCGCTACTTAACATTAGAGGCTCATTGA
- the nagK gene encoding N-acetylglucosamine kinase has protein sequence MYYGFDIGGTKIEFGAFDEQFTRIATERVATPTTDYAEFIALITDIVHRYDVQFACQGKVGLGIPGIESREGTLLTANVPAAFHQPFRRDIETALSRTVQIENDANCFALSEAWSPQCAGQSSVLGLILGTGVGGGWVHNGKVCSGYNHVTGEIGHTRLPVDAWLALGDKMPLWQCGCGQKGCIETYLSGRGFERLYHHIVGEALTAPQIMERYRAQDKKAIEYVDRFLNVLALTLANLLTVLDPDVVVLGGGLSNIELLYQELPKRIRPYLLSVAQCPPIVHACYGDAGGVRGAALLNYTPAV, from the coding sequence ATGTATTACGGGTTTGATATTGGTGGCACAAAAATAGAGTTCGGTGCTTTTGACGAGCAATTTACACGAATCGCGACTGAAAGAGTCGCGACTCCCACAACAGATTATGCCGAATTTATTGCCCTTATTACTGACATCGTGCACCGTTATGATGTTCAGTTTGCGTGCCAAGGGAAGGTGGGATTGGGAATTCCTGGAATCGAAAGCAGAGAAGGCACGTTATTAACTGCCAATGTACCTGCTGCGTTTCATCAACCCTTTCGTCGAGATATCGAAACTGCATTGTCCAGAACTGTGCAAATTGAAAATGATGCTAATTGCTTTGCGTTGTCTGAGGCGTGGTCGCCACAATGTGCAGGACAGTCATCGGTATTAGGACTGATTTTGGGAACCGGTGTGGGTGGTGGTTGGGTTCACAATGGCAAAGTGTGTTCAGGCTACAATCATGTTACTGGTGAAATAGGACACACGCGCTTACCTGTTGATGCATGGTTAGCATTAGGCGATAAAATGCCTTTATGGCAATGTGGTTGTGGGCAGAAAGGCTGTATCGAAACGTATCTTTCTGGGCGTGGGTTTGAACGTTTGTACCACCATATTGTTGGCGAGGCTTTAACGGCACCACAAATCATGGAGCGTTACCGTGCTCAAGATAAAAAAGCTATCGAGTATGTCGATCGATTTCTTAATGTTCTGGCGCTAACCTTGGCCAATTTGCTAACAGTGCTTGATCCCGATGTGGTAGTGTTAGGTGGCGGTCTATCGAATATTGAATTGCTTTACCAAGAGTTACCAAAACGAATCCGCCCTTACTTGCTGTCGGTGGCCCAGTGTCCACCGATTGTACACGCCTGTTATGGCGACGCGGGCGGTGTGCGAGGCGCGGCACTGCTAAATTATACGCCTGCAGTTTAA
- a CDS encoding DUF2960 family protein, with translation MSRTIIYTYKDEEKTLPFTYQKFRNIHEAVAAAEGIDLTAYLQMEQQIEAISDSKAVRNYRDNHFKKLGFGKITLMAKENFGVGKKPKE, from the coding sequence ATGTCACGCACTATTATTTATACGTACAAAGATGAAGAAAAAACACTGCCATTTACCTACCAAAAGTTTCGTAATATTCATGAAGCAGTGGCAGCAGCTGAAGGCATCGATTTAACTGCCTACTTGCAAATGGAGCAACAGATTGAAGCCATTTCAGACAGTAAAGCCGTACGTAACTATCGTGATAACCATTTTAAGAAACTGGGTTTTGGTAAAATCACCTTGATGGCGAAAGAAAACTTTGGTGTGGGTAAAAAGCCCAAAGAGTAA